A stretch of the Macaca mulatta isolate MMU2019108-1 chromosome 16, T2T-MMU8v2.0, whole genome shotgun sequence genome encodes the following:
- the MYCBPAP gene encoding MYCBP-associated protein isoform X3: MKKVVSKQSPPKLIGRCPPRAGRRLLRTQWRPLAGGRARGRRGGGAASVSRGRAVQGHAHRRDGTMKSLKKDSRLKITPARLLEAAESFKEKKRAKGPEQPTPPIQEEPEPVSNVLQGDDILALAIKKEDLKEQHIPRLTEKEDKRVITQKFIIRKLKPTDPRRKVCHLVARPANPDAATKPLDYSGPGDSFDGSDQILPHHILGSLQDFKRIALARGNTRLAELIPTSPCLMTLISAKGESKQKAPKEEKRPPWAPPPQHNFLKNWQRNIALRKKQQEALSEHLKKPISELLMHTGETYRRIQEERELIDCTLPTRRDRKSWENSGFWSRLEYLGDEMTGLVMTKTKTQRGLMEPITHIGKPHSIRVETGLPAQRDASYRYTWDRSLFLIYRRKELQKIMAELDFSQQVSVASMPQSEASWGSACLQSALLTFLRLSEDIDGLEVVGKGQPFSAVTVEDYTVFERSQGSSSEETTYLGTLASSSDVPMPILGPSLLFCGKPACWIRGSNPQNKRQVGIAVHLTFETLEGEKTSSELTVVNNGTVAIWYDWRRQHQPDTFQDLKKNRMQRFYFNSREGVILPGETKTFTFFFKSLTAGIFREFWEFRTHPTLLGGAVLQVNLHAVSLTQDVFEDERKVLESKLMAHEAVTIVHEVLQEVLMGVLTPERTPSPVDAYLTKEDLFRHRNPQLHYEHQVVQSLHELWRQYMTLPPNAEEARPGDKEHISSIATEKASVNAELLPRFRSPTISEPQVPQPENEALRESGSQKARVGTKSPQQKSIMEEILVEESPDVDSAKSPWEPDGLPLLEWNLCLEDFRKAVMVLPDENQREDALMRLNKAALELCQKPRPLQSNLLHQMGLQLWRDVIDSLVSHSLWLRSLLGLPEKETIYLNVPEEQDQKSPAIMEVKVPVGKVGKEERKGAAQEKKQLGIKDKEDKKGARQDRPNSKKHRAKDDKKVIKSTSRDRFSLEDPIPDINLPSQEPIDPLVMEKYTQRLHSEVHGLLDTLVTDLMVLADELSPIKNVEEPLRLCT, translated from the exons AAAAGAAACGGGCAAAGGGACCTGAACAACCCACACCCCCAATTCAGGAAGAGCCTGAACCTGTTAGCAATGTCCTACAAGGAGATGACATTCTTGCTTTGGCCATTAAGAAGGAAGACTTGAAGGAG caacaTATTCCTCGCCTTACTGAAAAGGAAGATAAACGCGTCATTACCCAGAAATTTATCATCCGTAAACTCAAACCCACGGATCCTAGGAGGAAGGTCTGCCACCTTGTAGCACGTCCTGCAAATCCCGATGCAGCCACAAAGCCTCTGGACTACTCTG GTCCCGGTGACAGCTTCGATGGCAGTGACCAGATCCTGCCCCACCACATCTTGGGGAGTCTCCAGGACTTTAAGAGAATTGCACTTGCTCGAGGGAACACCCGG CTGGCTGAGCTGATACCTACCTCACCCTGTCTGATGACCCTCATCTCTGCTAAAGGAGAGTCAAAGCAAAAAGCcccaaaagaagagaagagacctcCCTGGGCCCCACCTCCTCAGCacaactttctgaaaaactggcaGCGTAACATAGCCCTGCGGAAGAAGCAGCAGGAAGCCCTCAGTG AACACCTAAAGAAGCCAATCAGTGAGCTGCTCATGCACACTGGGGAGACCTACAGACGGATCCAGGAGGAGCGGGAGCTCATTGACTGCACACTTCCAACGCGGCGTGATAGGAAA AGCTGGGAGAACAGTGGGTTCTGGAGTCGACTGGAATACTTGGGAGATGAGATGACAGGTCTGGTCATGACCAAGACAAAAACTCAGCGTGGCCTTATGGAGCCCATCACTCACATCGGGAAGCCCCACTCCATCCGGGTGGAGACAG GATTACCAGCCCAGAGGGACGCTTCATACCGCTACACCTGGGATCGGAGTCTATTTCTGATCTACCGACGCAAGGAGCTGCAGAAAATCATGGCAGAGCTGGATTTCAGCCAGCAGGTTAGTGTGGCCTCCATGCCCCAGTCAGAAGCCTCTTGGGGCAGTGCCTGTCTTCAGTCAGCTCTTCTAACCTTTCTCCGTCTCTCGGAGGATATTGATGGCCTGGAGGTGGTGGGTAAAGGGCAGCCCTTCTCAGCTGTTACTGTGGAAGACTACACAGTGTTTGAAAGAAGTCAGGGAAGCTCCTCTGAAGAGACAACATACTT AGGCACATTGGCAAGTTCCTCTGATGTCCCCATGCCTATTCTCGGCCCTTCTCTTCTGTTCTGTGGGAAGCCAGCTTGCTGGATCAGAGGCAGTAATCCACAGAACAAG AGGCAGGTCGGGATTGCTGTTCACTTGACCTTTGAAACCCTAGAAGGCGAGAAAACCTCCTCAGAACTGACTGTGGTCAATAATGGCACCGTGGCCATTTGGTATGACTGGCGACGGCAGCACCAACCGGACACTTTCCAAGACCTGAAGAAAAACAGGATGCAGCGATTTTACTTTAACAGCCGGGAAG GTGTGATTCTGCCTGGAGAAACTAAAACCTTTACCTTCTTCTTCAAGTCTTTGACTGCTGGGATCTTCAGGGAATTTTGGGAGTTTCGAACCCATCCTACTCTATTAGGAGGTGCTGTGCTGCAAGTCAATCTCCATGCAGTCTCCCTGACCCAGGATGTTTTTGAGGATGAGAGGAAAGTACTGGAG AGCAAACTGATGGCCCATGAGGCAGTCACCATCGTTCACGAAGTGCTGCAGGAGGTGCTGATGGGGGTCTTGACCCCGGAGCGCACACCATCACCTGTGGATGCCTATCTCACCAAGGAAGACTTGTTCCGGCACAGGAATCCTCAG CTGCATTACGAGCACCAAGTGGTGCAAAGCCTGCATGAACTGTGGCGCCAGTACATGACTCTGCCCCCCAATGCTGAGGAGGCCAGGCCAGGGGACAAGGAGCACATCAGCTCCATAGCCACAGAGAAGGCCTCTGTGAATGCTGAGCTCTTACCGCGCTTTAGGAGCCCCACCATTTCTGAACCTCAAGTGCCCCAGCCTGAGAATGAGGCCCTCAGGGAATCCGGATCCCAGAAGGCCAGAGTGGGAACCAAGAGTCCTCAGCAGAAGAGCATCATGGAGGAGATCCTGGTGGAGGAAAGCCCAGATGTGGACAGCGCCAAGAGCCCCTGGGAGCCGGATGGCCTTCCCCTGCTGGAGTGGAATCTCTGCTTGGAGGATTTCAGAAAG GCAGTGATGGTGCTCCCTGATGAGAACCAGAGAGAGGATGCGCTGATGAGGCTCAACAAAGCAGCCCTGGAGCTGTGCCAGAAGCCAAGGCCATTGCAGTCCAACCTCCTGCACCAGATGGG TTTGCAGCTATGGCGAGATGTGATTGACAGCCTGGTGAGCCATTCCCTGTGGCTGAGGTCTCTGCTGGGCCTGCCTGAGAAGGAGACCATCTATTTGAATGTGCCTGAAGAGCAAG ATCAAAAATCACCTGCCATCATGGAAGTGAAGGTACCTGTGGGGAAAGTTGGGAAGGAGGAGCGGAAAGGAGCAGCCCAGGAAAAGAAGCAACTGGGGatcaaagacaaagaagacaagaaaggaGCCAGG CAGGACCGTCCCAACAGCAAGAAGCACAGGGCAAAGGACGACAAGAAAGTCATAAAATCTACAAGTCGGGACAGGTTTTCCTTGGAAGACCCTATCCCTGACATCAACCTCCCTTCTCAAGAACCCATAGACCCCCTGGTCATGGAGAAATACACCCAGAGGCTGCACAGCGAG GTCCATGGGCTGCTGGACACCCTGGTGACCGACCTGATGGTCCTGGCTGATGAGCTCAGCCCCATAAAGAATGTCGAGGAGCCTTTGCGTCTCTGCACGTGA
- the MYCBPAP gene encoding MYCBP-associated protein isoform X8 yields MKSLKKDSRLKITPARLLEAAESFKEKKRAKGPEQPTPPIQEEPEPVSNVLQGDDILALAIKKEDLKEQHIPRLTEKEDKRVITQKFIIRKLKPTDPRRKVCHLVARPANPDAATKPLDYSGTPSLSPGFTVFQLMGPGDSFDGSDQILPHHILGSLQDFKRIALARGNTRLAELIPTSPCLMTLISAKGESKQKAPKEEKRPPWAPPPQHNFLKNWQRNIALRKKQQEALSEHLKKPISELLMHTGETYRRIQEERELIDCTLPTRRDRKSWENSGFWSRLEYLGDEMTGLVMTKTKTQRGLMEPITHIGKPHSIRVETGLPAQRDASYRYTWDRSLFLIYRRKELQKIMAELDFSQQDIDGLEVVGKGQPFSAVTVEDYTVFERSQGSSSEETTYLGTLASSSDVPMPILGPSLLFCGKPACWIRGSNPQNKRQVGIAVHLTFETLEGEKTSSELTVVNNGTVAIWYDWRRQHQPDTFQDLKKNRMQRFYFNSREGVILPGETKTFTFFFKSLTAGIFREFWEFRTHPTLLGGAVLQVNLHAVSLTQDVFEDERKVLESKLMAHEAVTIVHEVLQEVLMGVLTPERTPSPVDAYLTKEDLFRHRNPQLHYEHQVVQSLHELWRQYMTLPPNAEEARPGDKEHISSIATEKASVNAELLPRFRSPTISEPQVPQPENEALRESGSQKARVGTKSPQQKSIMEEILVEESPDVDSAKSPWEPDGLPLLEWNLCLEDFRKAVMVLPDENQREDALMRLNKAALELCQKPRPLQSNLLHQMGLQLWRDVIDSLVSHSLWLRSLLGLPEKETIYLNVPEEQDQKSPAIMEVKVPVGKVGKEERKGAAQEKKQLGIKDKEDKKGARVLGKESCWGQDRPNSKKHRAKDDKKVIKSTSRDRFSLEDPIPDINLPSQEPIDPLVMEKYTQRLHSEVHGLLDTLVTDLMVLADELSPIKNVEEPLRLCT; encoded by the exons AAAAGAAACGGGCAAAGGGACCTGAACAACCCACACCCCCAATTCAGGAAGAGCCTGAACCTGTTAGCAATGTCCTACAAGGAGATGACATTCTTGCTTTGGCCATTAAGAAGGAAGACTTGAAGGAG caacaTATTCCTCGCCTTACTGAAAAGGAAGATAAACGCGTCATTACCCAGAAATTTATCATCCGTAAACTCAAACCCACGGATCCTAGGAGGAAGGTCTGCCACCTTGTAGCACGTCCTGCAAATCCCGATGCAGCCACAAAGCCTCTGGACTACTCTGGTACACCCAGTCTCAGCCCTGGCTTTACTGTCTTTCAACTCATGG GTCCCGGTGACAGCTTCGATGGCAGTGACCAGATCCTGCCCCACCACATCTTGGGGAGTCTCCAGGACTTTAAGAGAATTGCACTTGCTCGAGGGAACACCCGG CTGGCTGAGCTGATACCTACCTCACCCTGTCTGATGACCCTCATCTCTGCTAAAGGAGAGTCAAAGCAAAAAGCcccaaaagaagagaagagacctcCCTGGGCCCCACCTCCTCAGCacaactttctgaaaaactggcaGCGTAACATAGCCCTGCGGAAGAAGCAGCAGGAAGCCCTCAGTG AACACCTAAAGAAGCCAATCAGTGAGCTGCTCATGCACACTGGGGAGACCTACAGACGGATCCAGGAGGAGCGGGAGCTCATTGACTGCACACTTCCAACGCGGCGTGATAGGAAA AGCTGGGAGAACAGTGGGTTCTGGAGTCGACTGGAATACTTGGGAGATGAGATGACAGGTCTGGTCATGACCAAGACAAAAACTCAGCGTGGCCTTATGGAGCCCATCACTCACATCGGGAAGCCCCACTCCATCCGGGTGGAGACAG GATTACCAGCCCAGAGGGACGCTTCATACCGCTACACCTGGGATCGGAGTCTATTTCTGATCTACCGACGCAAGGAGCTGCAGAAAATCATGGCAGAGCTGGATTTCAGCCAGCAG GATATTGATGGCCTGGAGGTGGTGGGTAAAGGGCAGCCCTTCTCAGCTGTTACTGTGGAAGACTACACAGTGTTTGAAAGAAGTCAGGGAAGCTCCTCTGAAGAGACAACATACTT AGGCACATTGGCAAGTTCCTCTGATGTCCCCATGCCTATTCTCGGCCCTTCTCTTCTGTTCTGTGGGAAGCCAGCTTGCTGGATCAGAGGCAGTAATCCACAGAACAAG AGGCAGGTCGGGATTGCTGTTCACTTGACCTTTGAAACCCTAGAAGGCGAGAAAACCTCCTCAGAACTGACTGTGGTCAATAATGGCACCGTGGCCATTTGGTATGACTGGCGACGGCAGCACCAACCGGACACTTTCCAAGACCTGAAGAAAAACAGGATGCAGCGATTTTACTTTAACAGCCGGGAAG GTGTGATTCTGCCTGGAGAAACTAAAACCTTTACCTTCTTCTTCAAGTCTTTGACTGCTGGGATCTTCAGGGAATTTTGGGAGTTTCGAACCCATCCTACTCTATTAGGAGGTGCTGTGCTGCAAGTCAATCTCCATGCAGTCTCCCTGACCCAGGATGTTTTTGAGGATGAGAGGAAAGTACTGGAG AGCAAACTGATGGCCCATGAGGCAGTCACCATCGTTCACGAAGTGCTGCAGGAGGTGCTGATGGGGGTCTTGACCCCGGAGCGCACACCATCACCTGTGGATGCCTATCTCACCAAGGAAGACTTGTTCCGGCACAGGAATCCTCAG CTGCATTACGAGCACCAAGTGGTGCAAAGCCTGCATGAACTGTGGCGCCAGTACATGACTCTGCCCCCCAATGCTGAGGAGGCCAGGCCAGGGGACAAGGAGCACATCAGCTCCATAGCCACAGAGAAGGCCTCTGTGAATGCTGAGCTCTTACCGCGCTTTAGGAGCCCCACCATTTCTGAACCTCAAGTGCCCCAGCCTGAGAATGAGGCCCTCAGGGAATCCGGATCCCAGAAGGCCAGAGTGGGAACCAAGAGTCCTCAGCAGAAGAGCATCATGGAGGAGATCCTGGTGGAGGAAAGCCCAGATGTGGACAGCGCCAAGAGCCCCTGGGAGCCGGATGGCCTTCCCCTGCTGGAGTGGAATCTCTGCTTGGAGGATTTCAGAAAG GCAGTGATGGTGCTCCCTGATGAGAACCAGAGAGAGGATGCGCTGATGAGGCTCAACAAAGCAGCCCTGGAGCTGTGCCAGAAGCCAAGGCCATTGCAGTCCAACCTCCTGCACCAGATGGG TTTGCAGCTATGGCGAGATGTGATTGACAGCCTGGTGAGCCATTCCCTGTGGCTGAGGTCTCTGCTGGGCCTGCCTGAGAAGGAGACCATCTATTTGAATGTGCCTGAAGAGCAAG ATCAAAAATCACCTGCCATCATGGAAGTGAAGGTACCTGTGGGGAAAGTTGGGAAGGAGGAGCGGAAAGGAGCAGCCCAGGAAAAGAAGCAACTGGGGatcaaagacaaagaagacaagaaaggaGCCAGGGTACTCGGGAAGGAGTCATGCTGGGGC CAGGACCGTCCCAACAGCAAGAAGCACAGGGCAAAGGACGACAAGAAAGTCATAAAATCTACAAGTCGGGACAGGTTTTCCTTGGAAGACCCTATCCCTGACATCAACCTCCCTTCTCAAGAACCCATAGACCCCCTGGTCATGGAGAAATACACCCAGAGGCTGCACAGCGAG GTCCATGGGCTGCTGGACACCCTGGTGACCGACCTGATGGTCCTGGCTGATGAGCTCAGCCCCATAAAGAATGTCGAGGAGCCTTTGCGTCTCTGCACGTGA
- the MYCBPAP gene encoding MYCBP-associated protein isoform X13 — protein sequence MKKVVSKQSPPKLIEKKRAKGPEQPTPPIQEEPEPVSNVLQGDDILALAIKKEDLKEQHIPRLTEKEDKRVITQKFIIRKLKPTDPRRKVCHLVARPANPDAATKPLDYSGPGDSFDGSDQILPHHILGSLQDFKRIALARGNTRLAELIPTSPCLMTLISAKGESKQKAPKEEKRPPWAPPPQHNFLKNWQRNIALRKKQQEALSEHLKKPISELLMHTGETYRRIQEERELIDCTLPTRRDRKSWENSGFWSRLEYLGDEMTGLVMTKTKTQRGLMEPITHIGKPHSIRVETGLPAQRDASYRYTWDRSLFLIYRRKELQKIMAELDFSQQDIDGLEVVGKGQPFSAVTVEDYTVFERSQGSSSEETTYLGTLASSSDVPMPILGPSLLFCGKPACWIRGSNPQNKRQVGIAVHLTFETLEGEKTSSELTVVNNGTVAIWYDWRRQHQPDTFQDLKKNRMQRFYFNSREGVILPGETKTFTFFFKSLTAGIFREFWEFRTHPTLLGGAVLQVNLHAVSLTQDVFEDERKVLESKLMAHEAVTIVHEVLQEVLMGVLTPERTPSPVDAYLTKEDLFRHRNPQLHYEHQVVQSLHELWRQYMTLPPNAEEARPGDKEHISSIATEKASVNAELLPRFRSPTISEPQVPQPENEALRESGSQKARVGTKSPQQKSIMEEILVEESPDVDSAKSPWEPDGLPLLEWNLCLEDFRKAVMVLPDENQREDALMRLNKAALELCQKPRPLQSNLLHQMGLQLWRDVIDSLVSHSLWLRSLLGLPEKETIYLNVPEEQDQKSPAIMEVKVPVGKVGKEERKGAAQEKKQLGIKDKEDKKGARQDRPNSKKHRAKDDKKVIKSTSRDRFSLEDPIPDINLPSQEPIDPLVMEKYTQRLHSEVKGSTQQPFPRLPPASFILFSLQTISAHSIMVEAELLQEGHPRV from the exons AAAAGAAACGGGCAAAGGGACCTGAACAACCCACACCCCCAATTCAGGAAGAGCCTGAACCTGTTAGCAATGTCCTACAAGGAGATGACATTCTTGCTTTGGCCATTAAGAAGGAAGACTTGAAGGAG caacaTATTCCTCGCCTTACTGAAAAGGAAGATAAACGCGTCATTACCCAGAAATTTATCATCCGTAAACTCAAACCCACGGATCCTAGGAGGAAGGTCTGCCACCTTGTAGCACGTCCTGCAAATCCCGATGCAGCCACAAAGCCTCTGGACTACTCTG GTCCCGGTGACAGCTTCGATGGCAGTGACCAGATCCTGCCCCACCACATCTTGGGGAGTCTCCAGGACTTTAAGAGAATTGCACTTGCTCGAGGGAACACCCGG CTGGCTGAGCTGATACCTACCTCACCCTGTCTGATGACCCTCATCTCTGCTAAAGGAGAGTCAAAGCAAAAAGCcccaaaagaagagaagagacctcCCTGGGCCCCACCTCCTCAGCacaactttctgaaaaactggcaGCGTAACATAGCCCTGCGGAAGAAGCAGCAGGAAGCCCTCAGTG AACACCTAAAGAAGCCAATCAGTGAGCTGCTCATGCACACTGGGGAGACCTACAGACGGATCCAGGAGGAGCGGGAGCTCATTGACTGCACACTTCCAACGCGGCGTGATAGGAAA AGCTGGGAGAACAGTGGGTTCTGGAGTCGACTGGAATACTTGGGAGATGAGATGACAGGTCTGGTCATGACCAAGACAAAAACTCAGCGTGGCCTTATGGAGCCCATCACTCACATCGGGAAGCCCCACTCCATCCGGGTGGAGACAG GATTACCAGCCCAGAGGGACGCTTCATACCGCTACACCTGGGATCGGAGTCTATTTCTGATCTACCGACGCAAGGAGCTGCAGAAAATCATGGCAGAGCTGGATTTCAGCCAGCAG GATATTGATGGCCTGGAGGTGGTGGGTAAAGGGCAGCCCTTCTCAGCTGTTACTGTGGAAGACTACACAGTGTTTGAAAGAAGTCAGGGAAGCTCCTCTGAAGAGACAACATACTT AGGCACATTGGCAAGTTCCTCTGATGTCCCCATGCCTATTCTCGGCCCTTCTCTTCTGTTCTGTGGGAAGCCAGCTTGCTGGATCAGAGGCAGTAATCCACAGAACAAG AGGCAGGTCGGGATTGCTGTTCACTTGACCTTTGAAACCCTAGAAGGCGAGAAAACCTCCTCAGAACTGACTGTGGTCAATAATGGCACCGTGGCCATTTGGTATGACTGGCGACGGCAGCACCAACCGGACACTTTCCAAGACCTGAAGAAAAACAGGATGCAGCGATTTTACTTTAACAGCCGGGAAG GTGTGATTCTGCCTGGAGAAACTAAAACCTTTACCTTCTTCTTCAAGTCTTTGACTGCTGGGATCTTCAGGGAATTTTGGGAGTTTCGAACCCATCCTACTCTATTAGGAGGTGCTGTGCTGCAAGTCAATCTCCATGCAGTCTCCCTGACCCAGGATGTTTTTGAGGATGAGAGGAAAGTACTGGAG AGCAAACTGATGGCCCATGAGGCAGTCACCATCGTTCACGAAGTGCTGCAGGAGGTGCTGATGGGGGTCTTGACCCCGGAGCGCACACCATCACCTGTGGATGCCTATCTCACCAAGGAAGACTTGTTCCGGCACAGGAATCCTCAG CTGCATTACGAGCACCAAGTGGTGCAAAGCCTGCATGAACTGTGGCGCCAGTACATGACTCTGCCCCCCAATGCTGAGGAGGCCAGGCCAGGGGACAAGGAGCACATCAGCTCCATAGCCACAGAGAAGGCCTCTGTGAATGCTGAGCTCTTACCGCGCTTTAGGAGCCCCACCATTTCTGAACCTCAAGTGCCCCAGCCTGAGAATGAGGCCCTCAGGGAATCCGGATCCCAGAAGGCCAGAGTGGGAACCAAGAGTCCTCAGCAGAAGAGCATCATGGAGGAGATCCTGGTGGAGGAAAGCCCAGATGTGGACAGCGCCAAGAGCCCCTGGGAGCCGGATGGCCTTCCCCTGCTGGAGTGGAATCTCTGCTTGGAGGATTTCAGAAAG GCAGTGATGGTGCTCCCTGATGAGAACCAGAGAGAGGATGCGCTGATGAGGCTCAACAAAGCAGCCCTGGAGCTGTGCCAGAAGCCAAGGCCATTGCAGTCCAACCTCCTGCACCAGATGGG TTTGCAGCTATGGCGAGATGTGATTGACAGCCTGGTGAGCCATTCCCTGTGGCTGAGGTCTCTGCTGGGCCTGCCTGAGAAGGAGACCATCTATTTGAATGTGCCTGAAGAGCAAG ATCAAAAATCACCTGCCATCATGGAAGTGAAGGTACCTGTGGGGAAAGTTGGGAAGGAGGAGCGGAAAGGAGCAGCCCAGGAAAAGAAGCAACTGGGGatcaaagacaaagaagacaagaaaggaGCCAGG CAGGACCGTCCCAACAGCAAGAAGCACAGGGCAAAGGACGACAAGAAAGTCATAAAATCTACAAGTCGGGACAGGTTTTCCTTGGAAGACCCTATCCCTGACATCAACCTCCCTTCTCAAGAACCCATAGACCCCCTGGTCATGGAGAAATACACCCAGAGGCTGCACAGCGAGGTGAAGGGAAGCACCCAGCAGCCATTCCCCCGCCTCCCACCTGCCTCATTCATTCTGTTCAGTCTGCAAACAATAAGTGCCCACTCCATCATGGTGGAAGCAGAGCTGCTTCAGGAAGGGCATCCTCGTGTGTGA